Proteins encoded within one genomic window of Candidatus Nezhaarchaeota archaeon:
- a CDS encoding acyl-CoA/acyl-ACP dehydrogenase, whose amino-acid sequence MFSGFELSEEQKLLQEAVREFAKKEFTPERSREYEEKEEFPWELYRKMCQHGFLGISIPEEYGGQGYGLIEELIVIYETAKVDPPLADAVHAGHFGTSFLIHFGTHEQKAKWLPKLAKGEITSAGMFTEPAGGSDISRVLDTRAVKVGDKVWKINGTKTFITNATTFSVACVLVQTDPNANPPYRGQTMFVVDRRPGIDVTPIKGKMGWRASPTGEVSFSDVEVTDDDILGGPQNLNRGFYQAMMFLDEARVGIGCFGVATAEAALEKAIQYAKERKAFGRKIAGFQGLAHRIVEMATKIELGKSMVFRAAKVIEKAREDKSLIDEAIKLACMIKWYGARLAVEACDLAIDVLGGYGYIADYDVERWFRFAKQLEIVEGTKEIQKNAIARYVLGREAVQYF is encoded by the coding sequence ATGTTTTCAGGATTTGAGCTAAGTGAAGAACAAAAATTGCTCCAGGAAGCTGTTCGCGAATTTGCCAAGAAAGAGTTCACACCTGAAAGGTCGAGAGAGTACGAAGAGAAAGAGGAGTTTCCATGGGAGCTCTACAGGAAGATGTGTCAACACGGCTTTTTAGGTATAAGCATCCCTGAAGAATATGGAGGACAAGGCTACGGCTTGATAGAGGAGCTAATAGTCATATACGAAACTGCCAAGGTTGATCCGCCGCTTGCTGATGCCGTGCACGCTGGACATTTTGGTACGAGCTTTCTCATACACTTTGGAACTCACGAGCAAAAGGCTAAGTGGCTACCGAAGCTGGCTAAGGGCGAGATAACGAGTGCTGGAATGTTCACGGAGCCAGCCGGTGGTAGCGATATATCCCGAGTGCTTGACACGAGGGCTGTAAAAGTCGGGGACAAAGTGTGGAAGATAAATGGAACAAAGACGTTCATAACAAACGCCACAACATTTAGTGTAGCGTGCGTTTTAGTACAAACAGACCCCAATGCGAATCCTCCATATAGAGGACAGACGATGTTCGTGGTTGATAGAAGGCCGGGGATTGATGTAACCCCTATAAAAGGTAAGATGGGTTGGCGTGCGTCGCCTACTGGCGAGGTCTCGTTTAGCGATGTGGAGGTGACCGATGACGACATTCTAGGTGGACCTCAGAATTTAAATAGAGGGTTCTATCAAGCAATGATGTTCTTGGATGAGGCTAGGGTTGGAATTGGATGCTTCGGCGTAGCCACGGCTGAAGCAGCTCTTGAAAAAGCAATACAATATGCTAAGGAAAGGAAGGCTTTTGGTAGGAAGATAGCTGGTTTTCAAGGTCTTGCGCATAGAATAGTGGAGATGGCAACCAAGATAGAGCTAGGAAAGTCTATGGTATTCAGAGCTGCTAAAGTGATTGAGAAGGCTCGAGAAGATAAGTCCCTCATCGATGAAGCCATAAAGTTAGCGTGCATGATCAAGTGGTATGGAGCTAGGCTAGCTGTTGAGGCTTGCGACCTAGCAATCGACGTTCTTGGAGGCTATGGGTACATAGCTGATTACGACGTTGAACGCTGGTTTAGGTTTGCAAAGCAACTTGAGATCGTAGAGGGCACGAAGGAGATACAAAAGAATGCTATAGCGAGATACGTACTTGGAAGAGAAGCAGTACAATATTTCTAA
- a CDS encoding DUF4430 domain-containing protein → MASRTVIVVAVIAIVVAACSLALAAQTYYETFMLSTKLESLKESLRALTSEVSITIDYGNGTTRTHKLLVPIGYTALDALRCVAKVETRLYSWGEYIVAIDDVHESMEKNLFWLWYIMGEKGEWVLAPVGAGAYVLKSGDHVKFSYEKPPW, encoded by the coding sequence ATGGCTAGTAGAACTGTGATCGTAGTAGCCGTAATAGCGATAGTGGTAGCTGCATGCTCACTGGCGTTAGCAGCCCAAACGTACTACGAAACCTTCATGTTGTCGACGAAACTTGAAAGTTTAAAGGAGAGTCTGAGGGCCTTAACGAGTGAGGTCTCCATAACCATCGACTATGGGAATGGCACAACGAGGACCCATAAGCTCTTAGTTCCTATAGGCTACACAGCTCTAGATGCCTTGAGATGCGTGGCGAAGGTTGAGACTAGGCTCTACAGCTGGGGTGAGTACATAGTCGCTATAGACGATGTCCACGAGAGCATGGAGAAGAACCTCTTCTGGCTGTGGTACATTATGGGGGAGAAAGGCGAGTGGGTACTAGCGCCGGTAGGAGCTGGAGCTTACGTCTTGAAGAGCGGCGATCACGTAAAGTTCAGCTACGAGAAGCCTCCTTGGTGA
- a CDS encoding nucleoside 2-deoxyribosyltransferase yields the protein MVKVFISGPIQGMENKQEYRKEIRRIVETRGCEVIDPWEREKVIYRATEGEWWRNVPPKDFIERDLKDVERCDVLVAYLPRLSAGACMELFYAKLKGKKVISIIEFDNPSPWITLHSDVVLKSLKEFENYVKKGGLEELLGKSVKEM from the coding sequence TTGGTCAAGGTCTTCATCTCAGGACCCATACAGGGCATGGAGAACAAGCAGGAATATAGGAAGGAGATAAGGAGGATCGTAGAGACTAGAGGCTGTGAAGTAATAGATCCTTGGGAAAGGGAGAAGGTAATTTATAGGGCTACTGAGGGGGAATGGTGGAGAAACGTCCCTCCCAAAGACTTCATAGAAAGGGATTTGAAGGACGTTGAAAGATGCGATGTACTTGTTGCTTACTTACCCAGGCTCTCAGCTGGAGCTTGCATGGAGCTGTTCTACGCCAAGCTTAAGGGCAAGAAGGTTATCTCGATAATAGAGTTTGACAATCCTAGCCCTTGGATAACACTGCACTCAGACGTTGTGCTAAAGAGTTTAAAGGAATTCGAAAATTATGTTAAGAAAGGAGGATTAGAAGAGTTATTGGGGAAAAGTGTTAAAGAGATGTGA
- a CDS encoding ASKHA domain-containing protein — protein MSKDFKKITVVFEPQGKRVKVERGLTILDVARIAGIKIRSDCGGRGLCGKCLVIVESQLGLSPVSDVELQHLSSDELRRGYRLACRSIVKDDVVVFVPYESMLEARKFLSEGVKRYFELDPAVRKVQVTLPKPSLQDTTPDFERLCSALRKMGLTGIRMDHELMQELPAILRRADWKVTVTLWMDEEIISLEEYEAKEVYGVSIDVGTSKIVLHLVDLTSGETITIKSIENPQIAYGEDVISRINYIASRKEGLRKLQELVIEAINSLISEACREANIESNHIYEVTVVGNTAMHHILLGYDPKQLAIAPYVPVVKRSMDIKAKRLGLKINALGNVHVLPIIAGFVGADAVADVLASGIHEMDEISLLIDIGTNSEVFVGNREDIVSCSCAAGPAFEGMHIEHGMKAVTGAIEKIKINPEDHEVEYETINDAKPIGICGSAMVDAVAEMFKCGIIDRHGHFNRDIPTNRLIQENGILKFVIVWKEESGIGRDITISERDIQEIILAKAAIRAGIAILMRERGVKEEDIDHIYIAGAFGSYLNAESALFIGLVPDVALNKVSFVGNTAVAGAKMCLLSKKMRSVADNLSRTIRYVELTAHPAFHREFIDALMIPHKDLSKYPTVMKYLERVGYKSKSKSSTNLNQL, from the coding sequence ATGAGCAAGGACTTTAAGAAAATAACCGTGGTCTTCGAACCTCAAGGAAAGAGGGTGAAGGTAGAGAGAGGACTAACAATACTCGATGTCGCGAGAATCGCTGGTATCAAAATTAGGTCTGATTGTGGGGGCCGAGGTCTGTGCGGGAAGTGTCTAGTGATTGTGGAGTCTCAATTAGGTTTAAGTCCGGTCTCTGATGTTGAGCTCCAGCACTTATCTAGTGATGAATTGAGAAGGGGGTATAGGTTGGCATGTCGGAGCATCGTTAAAGATGATGTAGTAGTTTTTGTACCGTACGAAAGCATGTTGGAAGCTAGGAAGTTTCTAAGTGAAGGTGTTAAAAGATACTTTGAGCTTGATCCAGCAGTTAGGAAGGTACAAGTGACCTTGCCTAAGCCCAGCTTACAGGACACGACCCCTGACTTTGAAAGACTATGTAGTGCACTGAGGAAAATGGGCCTCACGGGGATCAGGATGGACCACGAGCTTATGCAAGAGTTGCCGGCTATCCTAAGGCGAGCCGATTGGAAAGTAACCGTAACGCTATGGATGGATGAGGAGATAATATCGCTAGAGGAGTATGAAGCAAAGGAAGTTTATGGTGTTTCTATCGATGTGGGGACATCAAAAATAGTTCTTCACTTAGTCGACCTCACGTCCGGCGAAACCATCACCATTAAATCGATAGAGAATCCGCAAATTGCCTATGGAGAGGACGTGATCTCAAGGATAAATTACATTGCTTCGAGGAAGGAGGGGTTGAGAAAACTACAGGAGCTAGTAATAGAAGCCATAAACTCGCTCATCAGTGAAGCATGTCGAGAAGCAAACATAGAGAGTAACCACATATATGAAGTTACCGTTGTTGGCAACACAGCAATGCACCACATACTGTTGGGTTATGATCCTAAGCAGCTTGCAATTGCACCCTACGTCCCAGTTGTTAAGCGATCAATGGATATCAAGGCCAAGCGTTTAGGTCTTAAGATAAACGCGCTTGGCAACGTCCACGTTCTTCCAATAATTGCAGGCTTCGTTGGAGCTGATGCAGTAGCTGACGTTCTAGCTTCAGGGATTCACGAAATGGATGAGATTAGCTTACTCATCGACATCGGGACGAATAGTGAGGTCTTCGTAGGAAATAGAGAGGACATAGTGTCTTGCTCTTGTGCTGCGGGCCCAGCGTTTGAGGGGATGCATATAGAGCATGGCATGAAGGCTGTGACAGGAGCTATTGAGAAAATCAAGATCAATCCTGAAGACCACGAAGTCGAATACGAGACGATAAATGACGCTAAGCCCATAGGCATATGCGGCTCGGCTATGGTAGACGCCGTTGCAGAGATGTTCAAGTGCGGGATAATAGATCGCCATGGACACTTTAACCGAGACATTCCCACAAATCGCTTAATCCAAGAAAATGGCATTCTCAAATTTGTAATAGTTTGGAAGGAGGAGTCCGGGATAGGCCGTGACATAACGATAAGTGAAAGAGACATTCAGGAGATTATATTGGCGAAAGCAGCAATACGTGCAGGGATAGCCATCCTAATGAGGGAAAGGGGGGTGAAGGAAGAAGACATAGATCACATTTACATCGCAGGAGCCTTTGGGAGCTATCTGAACGCCGAAAGTGCGCTGTTCATAGGGCTGGTCCCAGACGTGGCTTTGAACAAAGTTAGTTTTGTTGGCAACACAGCGGTAGCTGGAGCAAAGATGTGCTTGCTCTCAAAAAAGATGAGGAGCGTAGCCGATAACCTTTCAAGAACAATACGTTACGTCGAGTTAACAGCGCATCCAGCATTCCACAGAGAGTTCATTGATGCTCTCATGATCCCTCACAAGGATTTAAGCAAGTACCCAACGGTAATGAAGTACCTGGAGAGGGTTGGCTACAAGTCAAAGAGCAAGAGCTCCACTAACCTGAATCAACTTTAA
- a CDS encoding HTH domain-containing protein, with amino-acid sequence MSEAEKIKEILKQNPQGLSATKIAELTGLSRGKLAKVLKELETSGEVVVEIKGCRKTYKLKI; translated from the coding sequence ATGTCTGAGGCTGAGAAGATAAAGGAGATCCTAAAGCAGAACCCTCAAGGTCTCTCTGCAACTAAGATAGCTGAACTAACGGGCTTAAGTAGAGGCAAGTTAGCTAAAGTATTGAAGGAGTTAGAGACCTCAGGTGAAGTCGTTGTAGAGATTAAAGGTTGTAGAAAGACTTACAAACTCAAAATCTGA
- a CDS encoding ATP-grasp domain-containing protein produces the protein MRIAIYEYFTATGAHHTSVWVEGNSMLKAAVEDLSRAGYEVHVTDSIPPKKPADLVLIIAPSSGRTLYNLVKACEDEGLDVMDSPSTAIFLATDKALMAKNLELHGIRTAKTMISRLEDGLRDIEQALLNYGRVVVKPADGDGCIGLSLVSSLDEAPLALNTLRQSTKLPYFLIQEYVEGLNLSVCLLALNDEVLPLSINMQKVHLKGPRETSSYYGSVVPYEDNERVLQEAVRAVRSLGHVRGFFGVDVVLKDGEPHVIEVNPRLTTSYLALREVSEENVLGMLVNAYFGKHPLKPIKLRGRAVVEKLIAEKDTILSSTDLKLPTGAKLLSSVIGKRYLVKKGETYGLYVHAIER, from the coding sequence GTGAGGATAGCCATTTACGAGTACTTCACAGCCACTGGAGCACACCACACCTCGGTATGGGTTGAAGGTAACTCCATGCTGAAGGCTGCCGTCGAAGATCTAAGCAGAGCCGGCTACGAAGTTCATGTAACCGACTCCATACCGCCCAAGAAGCCCGCAGACTTGGTCCTCATAATTGCTCCATCAAGTGGTAGAACGCTTTACAACTTAGTTAAAGCGTGTGAAGATGAGGGCCTAGACGTGATGGATTCTCCATCAACCGCGATATTCCTCGCAACAGACAAAGCCCTAATGGCTAAGAACTTGGAACTTCATGGGATAAGAACCGCTAAGACCATGATCTCAAGGCTTGAGGACGGATTAAGAGACATAGAGCAAGCCTTGCTTAACTATGGGAGGGTCGTGGTTAAACCAGCTGATGGAGATGGTTGCATAGGTCTTTCACTCGTATCGAGCTTGGATGAAGCCCCCTTAGCTCTAAACACCCTAAGGCAGTCCACAAAGCTCCCCTACTTCCTGATTCAAGAGTATGTCGAGGGGCTGAACTTGAGCGTCTGCTTACTTGCGTTGAATGACGAAGTCTTACCGCTTTCAATTAACATGCAGAAAGTCCACTTAAAGGGGCCTAGGGAAACTTCAAGTTACTATGGAAGCGTAGTACCTTATGAGGATAACGAGAGGGTACTTCAAGAGGCTGTAAGGGCCGTAAGATCGCTAGGTCATGTAAGGGGATTCTTTGGAGTCGATGTAGTGCTAAAGGATGGTGAGCCACACGTCATCGAGGTTAATCCAAGACTCACTACGAGTTATTTAGCATTGAGAGAGGTGTCTGAGGAGAACGTGCTTGGAATGCTAGTAAATGCTTACTTCGGTAAACATCCATTAAAGCCTATTAAGCTGAGAGGTAGGGCAGTTGTTGAAAAGCTTATAGCCGAGAAGGACACGATCTTGAGCTCTACAGACCTAAAGTTACCGACAGGAGCTAAGCTGCTCTCGTCGGTTATTGGTAAGCGATACTTAGTAAAGAAGGGGGAGACGTATGGATTGTACGTTCACGCTATTGAGAGGTAG
- a CDS encoding MBL fold metallo-hydrolase RNA specificity domain-containing protein, whose amino-acid sequence MIKWDAGSLMLDCGIHPTAVGLEATPKLELVDMASVASVVLTHAHLDHSGALPRLLKLGFSGRVIATLPTAALVGMMWRDQLSIMKKEWSEESRLWDVKEMNKMLADHVQYVTYREEVRLPGGVSLVLHDAGHILGSSFVELEINGLRIGYSGDLGTSSNHLQYWDASPLKGVDVLICESTYGGVERKGRETLERELVEAVRSTLEGGGKVLIPAMSVGKAQEILLAIKRHETKLPDPLVVLDGMAYKATRIYSQFIMYMSDSIKRAFIINGEDPFDWDRITQPKTLRIRRKLIEGKDPCIFLAPSGMLKGGWSQWYLAKLAPHPENAVIICGYVDPQTPANELISGAREVEVVDLITKERVKVQVNCKVYHVEISRHAMHSELCKFIATIKPETLILIHGADDNIRKLINSANSYAKKIEVPENGSTINLKD is encoded by the coding sequence ATGATTAAGTGGGATGCTGGGTCGTTAATGTTGGATTGCGGTATTCACCCGACGGCAGTAGGCCTTGAAGCAACCCCGAAGCTAGAATTAGTTGATATGGCGTCTGTAGCTAGCGTGGTCTTGACCCATGCACACTTGGATCATAGCGGGGCCCTTCCAAGACTATTAAAGCTAGGCTTCAGTGGAAGGGTCATAGCCACGCTTCCGACAGCAGCTCTCGTGGGGATGATGTGGAGGGACCAGCTAAGCATAATGAAAAAGGAGTGGTCTGAAGAGTCAAGGCTATGGGATGTAAAGGAGATGAACAAGATGCTTGCTGACCACGTGCAATACGTAACTTATAGAGAGGAAGTGAGACTTCCGGGTGGTGTGAGTTTAGTCTTACATGATGCTGGGCACATACTAGGCTCTTCGTTTGTTGAACTTGAAATTAATGGTTTAAGGATAGGGTATTCTGGCGATTTAGGCACGTCCTCAAATCACTTACAGTACTGGGATGCCTCGCCCCTCAAAGGGGTTGATGTACTCATCTGTGAATCAACCTATGGAGGAGTTGAGAGAAAGGGAAGAGAGACGTTAGAAAGGGAGCTTGTGGAAGCCGTTAGGTCAACACTTGAAGGTGGTGGCAAGGTCCTCATACCGGCTATGTCGGTTGGTAAGGCTCAGGAGATATTGCTAGCTATTAAGAGACATGAAACCAAGCTACCTGATCCTTTGGTGGTTCTTGATGGCATGGCCTACAAGGCAACGAGGATATACTCGCAGTTCATAATGTACATGAGTGATAGCATAAAGAGGGCCTTCATAATTAACGGTGAGGACCCATTTGATTGGGATAGAATCACTCAACCTAAGACCTTAAGGATTAGACGTAAGCTTATTGAGGGTAAGGATCCTTGCATCTTCCTGGCACCTTCGGGGATGCTTAAGGGTGGTTGGAGCCAGTGGTACTTAGCGAAACTTGCACCCCATCCAGAAAATGCTGTCATAATATGTGGCTACGTAGATCCGCAGACACCAGCAAATGAACTGATCTCGGGTGCCAGAGAAGTGGAGGTCGTGGACCTCATAACTAAGGAGAGGGTTAAGGTCCAGGTAAATTGCAAGGTATACCATGTGGAGATATCGAGACACGCCATGCACTCAGAGCTCTGCAAGTTCATAGCCACCATTAAGCCCGAGACGTTAATTCTAATACATGGCGCGGACGACAACATAAGAAAGCTCATAAACTCTGCTAATAGCTACGCTAAGAAGATAGAAGTCCCTGAGAACGGCTCGACTATTAACCTCAAAGACTAG
- the mfnA gene encoding tyrosine decarboxylase MfnA, whose product MNEKGEEPRKVLEELARIIEEDVERFSFRALGSMCPKPLPISKIAYFMSIEGNVGDPGVWRGVARLEKEVIRGLGTLLSNPRAVGAIVSGGTEANIIALWAARNRSRKREVIVPASCHISFYKAADLLGLKIVRAPLKEDYTVDVDYVRRSITKKTAAIIGIAGTTALGAVDPIEELSELALEKNVYLHIDAAFGGMVLPFLRELGYKVPEFDFKLEGVCSITVDPHKMGLAPIPAGGILFRGPDLVESIAFKTPYLAGGGVKSFTITGTRPGGPIAAVWTLMKVLGREGYREIVRECMKLTELLVEGIEQDDCLELLMKPVMNIVGVRARGLSVREFSKKMRKLGWLLSEFPTHLRVVLMPHHTEDLINELLRDLKIAATKKLVKPKATLKI is encoded by the coding sequence ATGAACGAGAAAGGAGAGGAGCCCCGCAAGGTTCTGGAAGAGCTTGCAAGAATTATCGAGGAGGATGTAGAGAGGTTTAGCTTTAGAGCTCTCGGCTCTATGTGCCCTAAACCCCTTCCGATATCTAAGATAGCCTACTTCATGAGCATTGAGGGGAATGTTGGGGATCCAGGAGTATGGAGAGGGGTAGCTAGGTTAGAGAAGGAGGTTATTAGAGGTCTTGGAACTCTTCTCTCAAATCCAAGGGCCGTGGGGGCCATAGTATCTGGCGGAACTGAAGCCAACATTATAGCTTTGTGGGCCGCCAGGAACCGATCAAGGAAGCGAGAGGTAATAGTTCCAGCTTCATGTCACATCTCCTTCTATAAAGCTGCCGATCTTCTAGGTTTAAAGATTGTGAGAGCGCCACTGAAGGAAGACTATACAGTTGACGTGGACTACGTTAGGCGTAGCATTACAAAGAAGACCGCTGCAATAATTGGCATAGCGGGCACGACTGCTTTAGGAGCAGTAGACCCCATAGAGGAGCTTAGCGAGTTAGCGCTCGAGAAGAATGTTTACCTGCACATCGATGCTGCTTTTGGTGGGATGGTCTTACCATTCTTGAGAGAATTAGGTTACAAGGTCCCTGAATTCGACTTTAAGCTCGAAGGGGTTTGCTCTATAACCGTTGACCCGCATAAAATGGGTCTAGCTCCAATACCGGCTGGAGGAATACTGTTTAGAGGGCCTGACCTAGTAGAGTCAATAGCATTTAAGACGCCCTACTTAGCTGGAGGAGGGGTTAAAAGCTTCACTATAACTGGTACGAGACCTGGAGGACCGATAGCAGCTGTGTGGACGCTCATGAAGGTCCTGGGTAGAGAAGGCTATAGAGAAATAGTGAGAGAATGCATGAAGCTAACGGAGCTGTTAGTTGAAGGAATTGAACAAGATGACTGCTTAGAACTCTTAATGAAACCAGTAATGAATATTGTCGGTGTTAGAGCAAGAGGGCTTAGCGTTAGAGAGTTCTCAAAGAAAATGAGGAAGCTTGGATGGTTACTATCAGAGTTTCCGACACACTTGAGGGTCGTTCTAATGCCGCATCATACTGAAGACCTGATCAACGAGCTCTTAAGAGACCTAAAGATAGCCGCTACGAAGAAGCTTGTAAAGCCAAAAGCAACCTTAAAGATTTAA
- a CDS encoding CBS domain-containing protein: MRVSKYMSSPVVTAKLTDNLAHIRNLMLKYGISRVVIVDEALKPINIITKGDMIRVMISKEWRDKPLELICVSDVKEPTELKLATPQMTVKKAAQVMLKNLISGLPVISPVSGSLVGIITKTDLLKAFVDGYSGVYKVSDLMTKHPITVKRTHTIFRVQELLAKYNISRVIVVEDERPVGIITETDVVFARSAKPFLAKDKFIKQRIKDYKSRETVVRVYMVPIAEDVMTPNPYVVDVDEDASKAAALMLEHGISGLPVVHHDKLVGVITKTDIAKGVAGIVKR, translated from the coding sequence TTGCGAGTCTCTAAGTACATGAGCTCTCCAGTGGTAACTGCTAAGTTAACTGACAACTTAGCTCACATAAGGAACCTCATGTTGAAGTATGGGATAAGCAGAGTCGTCATAGTCGACGAAGCGCTTAAGCCCATAAACATAATCACTAAAGGGGACATGATTAGAGTTATGATCTCCAAGGAGTGGAGAGACAAGCCTTTAGAATTGATTTGCGTGAGCGACGTTAAGGAGCCCACAGAATTAAAGCTTGCAACGCCACAAATGACGGTCAAGAAGGCTGCTCAAGTGATGTTGAAGAACTTGATAAGCGGTCTTCCAGTAATCTCGCCAGTCTCCGGCAGCTTAGTCGGAATAATAACCAAGACAGACCTCTTAAAAGCATTTGTTGATGGTTACAGCGGAGTGTATAAGGTCAGTGACTTAATGACCAAGCACCCGATAACCGTCAAGAGGACCCATACGATATTCAGGGTTCAAGAACTTTTAGCTAAGTACAACATTTCGAGGGTCATAGTTGTTGAAGACGAAAGGCCGGTGGGCATAATAACCGAGACGGATGTTGTCTTCGCTAGATCAGCTAAACCGTTCCTAGCTAAAGACAAGTTCATCAAACAAAGAATTAAGGACTACAAGAGTAGAGAAACCGTCGTTAGAGTCTACATGGTCCCGATAGCTGAGGACGTCATGACTCCCAATCCCTATGTGGTGGACGTAGATGAGGATGCATCAAAGGCAGCAGCTCTAATGCTTGAACATGGAATAAGCGGTCTCCCAGTTGTACATCACGATAAGCTTGTTGGCGTGATAACTAAGACTGACATAGCTAAAGGGGTAGCGGGGATAGTTAAGAGGTGA
- a CDS encoding tetrahydromethanopterin S-methyltransferase subunit H, translating into MFRFEREQLVFDIAGIKVGGQPGENPTVVIGSIFYKGDEAIDESGKINKEVAQRLIAKYEEICDVVGLPCMLDVVCTNAENAKERLEFVADATKMPILIDYIAEEAAISGLEAARELNILDRTLLNSFNPETKDRVYHKAKEVGLKAAVALTYSSKAVVSYKERIKLLDPLILKMKEAGIEKILVDTVVMDLVTLGLACKAIYEIKSRYGYPCGCGAHNAVALWKSLKQRRDKVLTAACSAVANGLPIAIGGDFVLFGPVSDADFIIPAIAIINAAYGQVLMEDGRRPPLSHPRFKLSRF; encoded by the coding sequence TTGTTCAGGTTTGAGAGAGAACAATTAGTCTTCGACATTGCTGGAATCAAGGTCGGTGGTCAACCAGGTGAGAATCCAACAGTGGTCATAGGGAGTATATTCTATAAGGGAGATGAAGCAATCGATGAAAGCGGCAAGATCAATAAGGAGGTAGCTCAGAGACTCATTGCTAAGTACGAAGAGATATGCGATGTAGTCGGGCTTCCATGCATGCTTGATGTGGTTTGCACAAATGCTGAAAATGCGAAGGAGCGCTTAGAGTTCGTTGCTGATGCTACAAAGATGCCCATATTAATAGACTACATAGCTGAGGAGGCGGCGATAAGCGGTTTAGAGGCAGCAAGAGAGCTTAACATCCTGGATAGAACATTGCTAAATTCATTTAACCCTGAGACCAAAGATCGGGTATATCATAAAGCTAAGGAAGTTGGACTAAAAGCAGCAGTCGCATTAACCTATAGCTCAAAAGCCGTAGTATCGTATAAGGAGAGGATTAAGCTCTTAGACCCATTAATCCTAAAGATGAAGGAGGCTGGCATAGAGAAGATTTTAGTAGACACGGTTGTTATGGACCTTGTAACGCTGGGGTTGGCATGCAAAGCAATATACGAAATAAAGAGTCGTTATGGATATCCATGTGGTTGTGGAGCTCATAATGCCGTTGCTTTATGGAAGTCACTAAAGCAAAGGAGGGATAAGGTGTTGACCGCAGCATGTTCAGCAGTGGCTAACGGGCTCCCTATAGCCATTGGGGGGGACTTCGTACTCTTCGGCCCAGTAAGTGATGCAGATTTTATAATTCCAGCTATAGCCATTATCAACGCAGCCTACGGTCAAGTCTTAATGGAAGACGGGAGACGCCCTCCATTAAGTCACCCTAGGTTCAAGCTATCACGATTCTAG